In Desulfurococcaceae archaeon, one genomic interval encodes:
- a CDS encoding DUF2153 family protein: protein MDGFYENLETWVKRQREVKKMFMKAEEKYKEADRLTLITLSRLAFQHMGKTIEAFDSWLKDPMITTHMPRELLIELWDSLREIFYKLIDLDIEHTSKFAEHLKNLEETNAINPLFTIRPSREEKEGRRQPPTPVL from the coding sequence GTGGACGGGTTTTACGAGAACTTAGAAACATGGGTTAAGAGGCAACGCGAAGTTAAGAAAATGTTCATGAAGGCTGAAGAGAAGTATAAGGAGGCGGACAGGCTTACACTAATAACACTCTCCAGGCTGGCATTTCAGCACATGGGGAAAACGATCGAGGCTTTTGATAGCTGGCTTAAGGACCCCATGATAACCACCCACATGCCCCGCGAACTGCTAATAGAGCTCTGGGACAGCCTCAGGGAAATATTCTATAAGTTGATAGACCTGGATATAGAACATACTTCGAAGTTCGCCGAGCACCTAAAGAACTTAGAGGAGACGAACGCCATTAACCCATTATTTACTATTAGGCCTTCACGTGAAGAAAAGGAAGGCAGAAGGCAGCCCCCAACACCAGTACTCTAA
- the rnhB gene encoding ribonuclease HII, which produces MKENSLTRIGIDEAGRGPLIGDMIVSGVLVSPDMLEKLKNRSLKESKRLSPKKRYWFYKQALREGVVVVAVYVHPWRMDRENLNDVEEECIGWILRILCTLIDPDVGGVHIYVDEIKGRASRIRDIAETCFKGFPVEFVMEPGADARYLPVALASIFAKVMRDLDLVKLRKHVGNFGSGYPADPLTKKWLKEMYTPGSDPPLYVRRSWRVLKNIAPTWYREKRRGGKAPKHKSLLDYARR; this is translated from the coding sequence ATGAAGGAGAACTCGTTGACTCGCATTGGCATAGATGAGGCGGGACGGGGGCCGCTAATAGGTGACATGATCGTATCAGGTGTTCTGGTGTCCCCCGACATGCTTGAAAAGCTTAAAAATCGAAGCTTAAAGGAAAGCAAGCGGTTAAGCCCTAAGAAAAGGTACTGGTTTTATAAACAAGCACTTAGAGAGGGGGTAGTTGTAGTTGCCGTATACGTGCATCCCTGGAGAATGGACCGGGAAAACCTTAACGACGTCGAAGAAGAATGCATTGGGTGGATCCTGCGCATACTCTGCACGCTAATCGACCCCGACGTAGGCGGGGTGCACATATATGTAGATGAAATTAAAGGACGTGCTAGCAGAATCAGGGACATTGCGGAAACCTGTTTTAAAGGGTTTCCGGTAGAGTTCGTAATGGAACCTGGCGCCGATGCCAGGTATCTTCCAGTAGCACTTGCAAGCATTTTTGCAAAGGTAATGAGGGACCTCGACCTCGTTAAACTAAGGAAACACGTTGGAAACTTCGGTTCAGGTTACCCGGCAGACCCGCTTACAAAGAAGTGGCTTAAAGAGATGTATACGCCGGGTTCGGACCCCCCTCTATACGTTAGAAGGAGCTGGCGCGTACTGAAAAATATAGCACCCACATGGTATAGGGAAAAGAGAAGAGGTGGAAAAGCTCCTAAGCACAAGAGCTTACTAGACTACGCCAGACGGTGA
- a CDS encoding TGS domain-containing protein: MPTNLPAEARAKWIRVMDARTIEEKIKALEDFISSVPKHKGTERLREWATKRLAELRDELEERRRKRAGSRTSFFVEKEGDVQVTVIGPPNSGKSLLVHKLTGAKTIVADYPFSTTYPVPGMLKYNDVYFQLVDTPPLVSGSLFRKVVGLIRNADGALIVLDATSNILHELENLVSLLKREGVLLVKPRGRVVLNVMRTGKLGIRITLMGKLLDATADEVRKLLESYRIYNAHVKIYGEVTIDDVEQSIFEATVYKPSVVFINKADLASPDRGVVEAIGRALPGTPVIVGSAITGEGLDSIALTLYNVLEIIRVYTKAPNAPPSQRPLVLRKNATVRDVAIGIHSEFVENFLYARVWGTSVRYPGERVGLDHMLHDGDIVEIHAKG, translated from the coding sequence ATGCCTACGAACCTACCGGCTGAAGCTAGGGCTAAGTGGATAAGGGTAATGGATGCCAGAACTATCGAAGAAAAGATCAAAGCTCTTGAAGACTTCATTTCCAGTGTACCGAAGCATAAGGGTACAGAAAGACTTCGTGAATGGGCTACAAAGAGGCTTGCCGAGCTACGCGACGAGCTCGAAGAAAGAAGAAGGAAGAGGGCGGGTTCACGGACATCCTTCTTCGTTGAAAAGGAAGGGGACGTTCAAGTGACTGTAATAGGGCCTCCAAACAGCGGAAAGAGCCTCCTGGTGCATAAATTAACTGGTGCAAAAACGATAGTAGCTGATTATCCCTTTTCCACGACGTACCCCGTACCCGGTATGTTGAAGTACAATGACGTCTACTTTCAACTCGTAGATACCCCTCCACTAGTCTCGGGATCGCTCTTTAGGAAGGTCGTTGGGCTCATAAGGAACGCTGATGGAGCACTGATCGTACTGGATGCGACTTCGAACATACTTCACGAGCTCGAAAACTTGGTGAGTTTGTTAAAGCGCGAAGGCGTCCTTCTCGTTAAGCCTCGTGGCAGGGTCGTGCTGAACGTGATGAGAACGGGTAAACTGGGTATACGTATAACCCTTATGGGTAAGCTGCTGGACGCTACAGCCGATGAAGTTCGTAAACTCCTCGAAAGCTATAGAATATATAATGCGCACGTGAAGATCTACGGCGAAGTAACCATAGATGACGTTGAACAGTCAATATTTGAGGCAACGGTATACAAGCCGTCGGTGGTGTTTATCAATAAGGCTGATCTGGCCAGCCCCGATCGCGGCGTGGTGGAGGCGATCGGCCGGGCACTACCGGGTACGCCAGTCATAGTGGGATCCGCTATAACCGGTGAAGGCCTGGACTCCATTGCGCTGACACTCTACAATGTCCTCGAAATTATAAGAGTTTACACGAAGGCGCCAAACGCGCCACCCTCTCAGAGACCATTGGTACTTAGAAAAAACGCTACAGTAAGGGACGTTGCTATTGGTATTCATAGCGAGTTCGTTGAAAACTTTCTTTACGCGCGCGTGTGGGGTACCTCTGTCAGGTATCCCGGCGAGAGGGTGGGCTTAGATCACATGTTACACGACGGCGATATCGTGGAAATTCATGCTAAGGGCTAA